The following proteins come from a genomic window of Pirellula staleyi DSM 6068:
- a CDS encoding ATPase domain-containing protein: MSGKRQSTGISALDKMLGGGLLPGTLTVVVGATGIGKTQLGVQYAHAGLAQEGKRGIFFDTTARGDSQNHPEYAKRLADWDLSVVDTEEQPILEPFFEAPPAGEYLHVFDYRGRRVTRRDLDWDDWQTWQAQLNSRLRSAIAFLYGHFIRGVQRVVLDGIEPADRPSESIQFHLLEYVYQQVLRKDFDWVARDLFREQYRKFETQVLAHPYLPASIGSLLLATSHETMLDELIRKPLSEGDILSNANTIILMGKQQQGNRVGRALQIAKHRGSYCDDQIVPYRVTETGIELDL, translated from the coding sequence GTGAGTGGCAAACGGCAATCGACAGGAATTTCGGCGCTCGACAAGATGCTGGGGGGAGGACTTCTTCCAGGAACGCTCACGGTGGTAGTCGGCGCGACTGGAATTGGAAAAACGCAACTCGGTGTGCAGTATGCCCACGCTGGTCTCGCGCAAGAGGGGAAGCGGGGCATCTTTTTCGATACCACCGCGCGCGGCGATTCGCAAAACCATCCCGAGTATGCCAAGCGGCTTGCCGACTGGGATCTCAGCGTCGTCGATACCGAAGAACAGCCGATTTTGGAACCATTTTTCGAAGCTCCACCCGCTGGTGAGTACCTGCATGTCTTCGACTATCGCGGGCGGCGCGTCACGCGGCGCGATCTCGACTGGGACGATTGGCAAACGTGGCAAGCGCAGCTGAACTCCCGCCTCCGTTCGGCGATTGCGTTCCTCTACGGCCACTTCATTCGCGGCGTGCAGCGCGTCGTGCTCGACGGAATCGAACCGGCAGATCGACCGAGCGAATCGATTCAGTTTCACCTGCTTGAGTATGTCTATCAGCAGGTCCTTAGAAAGGATTTCGACTGGGTCGCACGCGATCTCTTTCGCGAGCAATATCGCAAATTCGAAACTCAGGTCTTAGCCCATCCGTATCTGCCCGCGAGTATCGGCAGCTTGCTGCTGGCCACATCCCACGAAACGATGCTCGACGAACTGATTCGCAAGCCACTCTCGGAGGGAGATATCCTCTCCAATGCCAACACGATCATCCTGATGGGGAAACAGCAGCAAGGAAATCGTGTCGGTCGAGCCTTGCAAATAGCCAAGCACCGCGGCAGCTACTGCGACGATCAGATTGTCCCGTACCGAGTCACGGAAACGGGAATCGAGCTCGATCTGTAG
- a CDS encoding biopolymer transporter ExbD, with translation MKLNRRHRGQPLQMNMTPMIDVTFLLLIFFMTVSQVSAVNKQSIPLPKLRGSQDQQEAAITINVSETGEINVSGNTVSLATVIQDLTTAINEAGGDPSRVAVTLRADRRGNSRMVNEIVRACNKLQIVRLRLAVENSQP, from the coding sequence ATGAAACTCAACCGCCGACATCGCGGGCAACCTCTCCAGATGAACATGACGCCGATGATCGACGTCACGTTCCTGCTGTTGATTTTCTTCATGACGGTGTCACAAGTTTCGGCCGTCAACAAGCAATCAATCCCCCTCCCCAAACTCCGAGGCTCGCAGGATCAGCAGGAAGCCGCAATCACGATCAACGTGAGTGAAACGGGCGAGATCAATGTCAGCGGCAACACCGTTTCGCTGGCGACAGTGATTCAGGACCTAACCACAGCCATCAACGAAGCTGGTGGCGATCCGAGCCGGGTCGCGGTTACGTTGCGAGCCGATCGGCGAGGCAATTCGCGTATGGTCAACGAAATCGTGCGGGCCTGCAACAAGCTCCAGATTGTCCGCCTGCGGCTCGCGGTGGAGAACTCCCAGCCATGA
- a CDS encoding biopolymer transporter ExbD, whose protein sequence is MKLTSRSGRHAGGVELQMTSMIDVVFLLLIFFMTTSSFVRSERELDPAVKVQSTSSGSSQNTLEPAIVEIVAVGSDFQYQLGGRQLATAAELTQVLRQLDNKLDGAFVRVPDEAPFSMAAAAIQACKDAKFAAVSYIPMEASR, encoded by the coding sequence ATGAAACTAACGAGCCGCAGCGGACGGCACGCAGGTGGAGTCGAGCTGCAAATGACCAGCATGATCGACGTCGTCTTCCTGCTGCTGATCTTTTTCATGACCACTTCCAGCTTTGTTCGGAGCGAGCGTGAACTCGATCCCGCCGTTAAAGTGCAGTCGACCTCCTCCGGATCGTCGCAGAACACTTTGGAACCCGCGATCGTAGAAATAGTAGCGGTTGGCTCTGATTTTCAGTATCAACTCGGAGGACGCCAACTTGCGACAGCCGCCGAGTTGACGCAGGTACTCCGGCAACTCGACAATAAGCTCGACGGAGCGTTTGTTCGCGTTCCCGACGAAGCCCCCTTCTCCATGGCCGCTGCTGCGATCCAGGCTTGTAAAGATGCGAAATTCGCAGCCGTCTCGTACATCCCGATGGAAGCGTCGCGATAA